A stretch of the Fusarium musae strain F31 chromosome 2, whole genome shotgun sequence genome encodes the following:
- the VMA1 gene encoding H(+)-transporting V1 sector ATPase subunit A (BUSCO:EOG09261225), with translation MPPKSSKAANNSSKTNEEDGYQTGKIYSISGPVVVAEDMIGVAMYELVRVGHDNLVGEVIRISGDQASIQVYEETSGVMVGDPVTRTGKPLSVELGPGLLNGIYDGIQRPLEAISKMAKSIYIPRGIAVPALDREKKWEFTPSVKVGDHLSGGDVWGSVFENSFLADHKILFPPRARGTVTKIAAKGEYTVVENILEVEFDGKKTEYPMMQSWPVRVPRPSNDKKSADQPFIVGQRVLDALFPSVQGGTVAIPGAFGCGKTVISQSVSKFSNSDVIVYVGCGERGNEMAEVLKDFPELTIEVDGRKEPIMKRTTLIANTSNMPVAAREASIYTGITVAEYFRDQGLNVAMMADSSSRWAEALRELSGRLGEMPADQGFPAYLGAKLASFYERAGRVQTLGSPEREGSVSIVGAVSPPGGDFSDPVTTSTLGIVQVFWGLDKKLAQRKHFPSINTSLSYSKYNTILDKYYEKNYPDFPRLRDRIKQLLSDSEELDQVVQLVGKSALSDPDKITLDIAGLIKEDFLQQNGYSDYDQFCPIWKTEWMMKLMVGFHDEAQKVIAQGQSWAKVREATSDLQASLRQLKFEVPTDGQDVISKRYEEIQQKMTDKFAAVMDE, from the exons ATGCCTCCT AAATCATCAAAGGCTGCTAATaacagcagcaagaccaatgaggaagatggatATCAAACCG GTAAAATCTACTCCATTTCTGG TCCCGTCGTCGTGGCTGAGGACATGATTGGTGTTGCCATGTACGAGTTG GTCAGAGTAGGACATGATAACCTCGTTGGTGAGGTTATTCGAATCAGTGGCGACCAGGCCTCTATTCAGGTTTACGAGGAGACAT CCGGCGTCATGGTGGGTGACCCTGTTACCCGTACCGGAAAGCCCTTGTCAGTCGAACTCGGTCCCGGTCTCCTCAACGGTATCTACGACGGTATCCAGCGTCCCCTCGAGGCTATTTCCAAAATGGCCAAGTCCATTTATATCCCCCGCGGTATCGCCGTCCCTGCCCTCGACCGCGAGAAGAAGTGGGAGTTCACACCCTCCGTTAAGGTCGGCGACCACCTTTCCGGTGGTGATGTCTGGGGTTCTGTCTTCGAGAACTCTTTCCTCGCAGACCACAAGATTCTGTTCCCTCCTCGTGCACGAGGAACCGTTACCAAAATCGCCGCCAAGGGCGAGTACACCGTCGTCGAGAACATCCTCGAGGTTGAGTTCGATGGCAAGAAGACCGAGTACCCCATGATGCAGTCCTGGCCTGTCCGAGTACCACGTCCCTCCAACGACAAGAAGTCTGCCGATCAGCCCTTCATTGTCGGTCAGCGAGTTCTCGACGCTCTTTTCCCTAGTGTTCAAGGTGGTACCGTCGCAATTCCCGGTGCTTTCGGTTGCGGAAAGACTGTCATTAGTCAGTCTGTGTCCAAGTTCTCCAACAGTGACGTTATCGTCTATGTTGGTTGCGGTGAGCGAGGCAATGAGATGGCTGAAGTCTTGAAGGATTTCCCCGAGCTCACCATTGAGGTCGATGGCCGCAAGGAGCCTATCATGAAGCGAACTACGCTCATTGCCAACACCTCGAACATGCCTGTCGCTGCCCGAGAGGCCTCCATTTACACTGGAATTACTGTTGCCGAATATTTCCGCGACCAGGGTCTTAacgtggccatgatggctgacTCCTCTTCCCGATGGGCTGAGGCTCTTCGAGAACTTTCTGGTCGTCTAGGAGAAATGCCTGCTGATCAGGGTTTCCCCGCCTACCTGGGTGCCAAGCTTGCCTCGTTCTACGAACGAGCCGGTCGCGTTCAGACTCTTGGTTCTCCCGAGCGTGAGGGCAGTGTCAGTATCGTCGGTGCGGTCAGTCCTCCTGGTGGTGATTTCTCGGATCCCGTTACTACGTCCACTCTGGGTATTGTGCAGGTCTTCTGGGGTCTcgacaagaagcttgcgCAGCGAAAACATTTCCCTTCCATCAATACATCGTTATCTTACAGCAAGTATAACACCATTTTGGATAAGTATTACGAGAAGAACTACCCCGACTTCCCTCGACTCCGCGACCGCATCAAGCAACTTCTGTCTGATTCCGAGGAGCTCGACCAGGTTGTTCAGCTTGTTGGAAAGAGTGCCCTGTCTGATCCTGACAAGATTACGCTGGATATTGCAGGCCTGATCAAAGAAGATTTCTTGCAGCAAAACGGTTACTCGGACTATGACCAGTTCTGTCCTATCTGGAAGACAGAGTGGATGATGAAGCTCATGGTAGGCTTCCACGACGAAGCCCAGAAGGTTATCGCGCAGGGCCAGAGCTGGGCCAAGGTACGAGAGGCCACTTCTGACCTGCAAGCCAGCCTACGACAGTTGAAGTTTGAGGTTCCCACCGACGGCCAGGATGTGATCTCCAAGAGA TACGAGGAGATTCAACAGAAGATGACAGACAAGTTTGCGGCTGTCATGGACGAGTAA
- a CDS encoding hypothetical protein (EggNog:ENOG41~BUSCO:EOG09265B1X), with protein MMSSTNDEDPFLQVQQDVLNQMANARPLFASYLRIRSLSTDANSPELASARSDLESALSSLADDLADLVASVRAVESEPSQFGVSPHEVTRRKRLVQEVGGEIDDMHDELAKKVDTGDLPDPNAFAIDGDAEDNYAEFEQQQQMEMMHEQDQHLDGVFQTVGNLRRQADDMGRELEEQREMLEEVDTVADRVGGRLATGVQKLQYVMRQNEDRYSSCCIAVLIFVLILLLVLLLIL; from the exons ATGATGTCCTCTACCAACGACGAGGATCCTTTCCTCCAGGTCCAACA AGATGTTCTCAACCAGATGGCGAATGCCCGGCCTCTATTCGCATCATATCTCCGGATCCGCTCGCTTTCCACGGATGCCAATTCTCCTGAACTCGCATCAGCTCGCTCCGATCTCGAGTCTGCCTTGTCTTCCCTTGCCGACGACTTAGCAGATCTGGTTGCATCTGTTCGAGCTGTTGAATCCGAACCATCGCAATTCGGGGTATCACCGCATGAAGTCACGCGACGAAAACGACTCGTGCAAGAGGTTGGCGGCGAGATCGATGATATGCACGATGAGCTCGCGAAAAAAGTGGACACAGGCGATTTACCTGACCCGAATGCGTTTgccattgatggtgatgccgaGGATAACTACGCCGAGTtcgagcaacagcagcagatggAAATGATGCATGAGCAGGATCAGCACCTAGACGGCGTGTTTCAAACAGTGGGTAACTTACGTCGCCAGGCGGATGATATGGGCAGAGAGCTCGAGGAGCAGCGTgagatgttggaggaggTAGATACTGTGGCTGATCGCGTTGGTGGCCGGTTGGCAACAGGCGTTCAGAAACTTCAGTATGTGATGCGGCAGAACGAGGACCGATACAGCAGTTGCTGTATAGCGGTTCTGAtattcgtcctcatcctcctacTGGTTCTCCTCCTAATCCTGTGA
- a CDS encoding hypothetical protein (EggNog:ENOG41) has product MTFSSPERRNQLLSSPDRNIAATFLLDSRNNELNHRDALAAAQLEHDRVRQAAIRVYELHELQEEHKRIVAEERREEERLKAEAAVVAEEKRLRELKAKTVPRLPPEQPALKPPPAKPEPTKTNGATQIKDAAPGLDAKKPVVSPASVPAPDSVTTASFTQTKPSNPFGTTQPASQSLLQKPNGAEIQSTAPAATSIAQPAVKSATTTVQPVQSKSAPSIDRYSQIHQELKKLRKELQAQSKVAGSPLKGKLGAARREIRVAIGQLTGGKGANTQPINKITAALKEALEGRIPSPPIDVNLFVVDKREPVEGSPNNEATLPSLFIYLINICAKGIVSQFINEGGANPKSADPVGVFAAHIFSTKEFQWRGQSLVDILMAKYRIVCPVLFGHRGSDKTERGRMAIGWKKDGPSWITEQSHNDRMTGLGAGFASLSLRDFGKSSKKNPYPPTNYWRALAYIVNSPPNETSNTQYVVLRSMIQGHEQRFLNFYGNAALAALRLALVEFPKKAPQNATAAGSLAALADVLKTESGLILT; this is encoded by the exons ATGACATTCTCGTCGCCCGAGAGGCGCAATCAGTTGCTTTCCAGCCCGGATCGCAATATAGCAGCAACTTTCCTTCTCGACTCGCGAAACAATGAACTGAACCATAGGGATGCTCTGGCTGCTGCACAACTGGAGCATGACCGCGTACGGCAAGCAGCTATACGGGTTTATGAGCTTCATGAGCTACAAGAGGAGCACAAGCGCATAGTTGCCGAGGAGCGtagagaggaggagaggctCAAGGCGGAAGCTGCAGTAGTCGCGGAAGAAAAAAGACTACGGGAACTCAAGGCGAAGACGGTCCCTCGTTTACCCCCAGAGCAGCCTGCACTGAAACCACCTCCAGCTAAACCGGAACCTACGAAGACGAACGGAGCAACTCAAATCAAAGACGCAGCACCGGGCTTAGATGCAAAGAAACCTGTTGTCTCTCCTGCGTCAGTCCCGGCACCAGATTCCGTTACGACAGCAAGTTTTACTCAAACGAAACCGAGCAACCCATTCGGCACCACACAACCTGCTTCTCAAAGCCTATTACAGAAGCCAAACGGGGCTGAAATACAATCTACAGCCCCAGCTGCTACAAGCATTGCTCAGCCTGCAGTCAAGTCCGCAACAACCACAGTACAGCCTGTGCAGTCTAAATCTGCACCCAGCATCGACCGCTATTCCCAGATTcatcaagagctcaagaaatTACGAAAAGAGTTGCAAGCTCAATCCAAGGTCGCCGGATCGCCTCTTAAGGGCAAGCTCGGTGCTGCTCGACGAGAGATTCGAGTTGCTATTGGTCAATTGACCGGTGGAAAGGGTGCAAACACTCAACCT ATCAACAAAATCACGGCAGCACTGAAAGAGGCTTTGGAAGGCCGGATACCAAGTCCCCCGATTGATGTGAATCTGTTTGTGGTTGATAAAAGAGAGCCCGTGGAAGGCTCTCCAAACAACGAGGCTACTCTGCCCTCCCTCTTCATATATCTCATAAACATCTGCGCCAAGGGTATTGTCAGCCAGTTCATTAACGAGGGTGGCGCAAATCCTAAGTCAGCAGACCCAGTTGGTGTTTTTGCAGCTCATATCTTCTCCACCAAGGAATTCCAATGGCGAGGCCAGTCTTTGGTCGATATTCTCATGGCAAAATATCGGATAGTGTGCCCAGTGCTATTCGGCCATAGAGGCAGTGACAAAACTGAACGCGGCCGTATGGCAATCGGCTGGAAGAAAGACGGGCCATCATGGATTACCGAGCAAAGCCATAACGATAGGATGACTGGTCTAGGCGCCGGCTTTGCTTCTCTATCTTTGAGAGATTTCGGCAAATCCTCCAAAAAGAATCCCTACCCACCCACAAATTACTGGAGGGCGCTCGCTTACATTGTCAACTCACCGCCAAATGAGACGTCAAACACGCAATATGTGGTGCTGCGATCCATGATTCAGGGACATGAGCAGCGTTTTCTCAATTTCTACGGCAATGCAGCTTTGGCAGCACTACGACTTGCTCTCGTTGAGTTTCCCAAGAAGGCACCGCAAAATGCGACTGCTGCTGGCTCCTTGGCGGCTCTGGCAGATGTGCTCAAGACTGAATCCGGTTTGATCTTGACCTAA
- a CDS encoding hypothetical protein (EggNog:ENOG41) encodes MASLKTLLFGLFATTALAMPSGPRFTKRQLQYHDLSKRQNAAAAAAGLSDLDILQFALTLEHLEDTFYREAFLTLSDEAFAPLGLSTQTLDDIKAIGKTEASHVVLLQSALAGNGITPVQECKYDFKGATADPAAMVATAAILESVGVSAYLGAAPLLSDPAILGTAGAILTVEARHQTAIRIFSQAKAVPQPLDTALGPRAVFSLAAPFITECPEGSNLKIEAFPTLAMAEGQDVKAVAIGTKVKLASEAAAGATHCGFTSGGQLPGGTKFTPFTEGEGCEVPQGAAGVVYVTLTSAGPLEGVLSDDITVAGPMVLTLS; translated from the exons ATGGCATCTCTCAAGACTCTTCTCTTCGGCCTCTTCGCTACCACGGCTTTGGCGATGCCTTCTGGCCCTCGGTTCACCAAGAGGCAACTTCAGTATCACGATTTGTCCAAGCGCCAGAatgccgctgctgctgctgctggcctcAGTGACTTGGATATCCTCCAGTT CGCCCTGACATTGGAGCATCTTGAAGACACCTTCTACCGCGAGGCTTTCTTAACCCTCTCCGACGAGGCTTTCGCCCCTCTCGGTCTCTCAACGCAAACCCTTGacgacatcaaggccatTGGCAAAACCGAGGCTTCTCACGTAGTCCTCCTTCAGTCTGCCCTCGCAGGTAATGGCATCACACCTGTCCAAGAGTGCAAATACGACTTCAAAGGCGCAACAGCCGACCCAGCTGCCATGGTTGCAACAGCTGCTATCCTCGAGAGTGTCGGTGTCTCGGCCTACCTGGGTGCAGCACCACTGCTCTCTGATCCCGCTATCCTCGGCACCGCTGGCGCAATTCTCACTGTCGAAGCACGACATCAAACCGCCATCAGGATATTTTCTCAGGCAAAGGCAGTTCCTCAACCTCTCGATACCGCCCTTGGACCTAGGGCAGTCTTCTCACTCGCCGCACCTTTCATCACGGAATGCCCTGAGGGTTCTAACCTCAAGATCGAAGCATTCCCTACTCTCGCTATGGCCGAGGGCCAGGACGTCAAGGCTGTAGCCATTGGAACTAAAGTGAAGCTTGCCTCCGAAGCTGCCGCTGGAGCGACGCATTGTGGCTTCACTTCTGGAGGTCAGCTTCCCGGTGGAACCAAATTCACCCCCTTCACCGAGGGAGAGGGCTGTGAAGTTCCTCAAGGAGCTGCGGGTGTTGTCTACGTGACCTTGACCAGTGCTGGACCTTTGGAGGGCGTTTTGTCAGATGACATTACTGTGGCTGGGCCTATGGTACTGACCCTTTCTTAA
- a CDS encoding hypothetical protein (BUSCO:EOG09260BFE) produces MPFLVEDSWINDQVSTHDISELEGCAIAVDATYYLSQLLETPPAHEPLLSALGGLTGVEAHINQNLDLWAKFEIVPFFVFDGQPVTGQDDITLDRGLKANKKTDEAWNLYSQGAAEEAVTTFGTSPGAFRIQNLYPLLQTVLKNRRLHFLVAPYTACAQLAYFEMIDSDQCSGVMGSQELLLYPVKDSVIRAFDWEAKAVSAISKKKVMRSLTPTASEPRFIDSFLMAGTSFLPPFPALLESSIYSDYNISTAANLLRTAENSVATACASFNDILQSKDSGWLDKYRKARMVVHHFVYIAESGEIRVNDYEHLTSDNHEYLGLQLPAELFHYLNTGLIGPRLLGNITHGQLLIQPTLDGVASDEYKKLITDRIVPIKEQALSLLIPRLHRGIQHKNIKVRVWFDPKYSYTINHRSVNPPPSQRVASWSVKDEDLRAFFPDDFAGPVSLEVLSLVNSDFVAKTFPKERPIKGIDSTDMVTSVAIWRFLHLRGYANDEHKLTPWGNALANTLLILQDAKENHPDVTGLPEAALVAFELIRNGLLTGKHTEGQAGLPRKGSYEEKATLVLISECASLLKLRHQVYGYTGPLNKNLLSFWSLASAVREADRDLVEAIVASMFLYGQSKRERDDQLEISRRLPFHQEPDIGLGIAVRTFFDDDEAGGDQEARLQRLEEFPKTFVPYAESLTKDFRVVRDFIDALVKGVKMLGTDELRAEDKDAWAKAQAYLEARPF; encoded by the exons ATGCCAT TCCTTGTTGAGGATTCCTGGATTAATGACCAGGTTTC CACCCACGACATCTCCGAGCTCGAAGGATGCGCCATCGCTGTTGATGCAACTTATTACCTGAGCCAGCTTCTCGAAACCCCTCCTGCCCATGAACCTCTGTTGTCAGCTCTCGGTGGCCTTACTGGGGTCGAAGCACACATAAACCAGAATCTCGATCTCTGGGCAAAGTTCGAGATTGTCcctttcttcgtcttcgatgGCCAGCCCGTAACCGGCCAAGATGACATCACTTTGGATCGTGGCCTgaaggccaacaagaagacagATGAGGCCTGGAACTTGTACTCTCAGGGGGCCGCTGAGGAGGCGGTGACGACCTTCGGTACTAGCCCAG GTGCTTTTCGCATTCAAAATCTTTACCCGTTGCTTCAAACGGTTCTGAAGAACCGTAGACTTCACTTCTTGGTTGCGCCCTACACTGCGTGCGCTCAG CTCGCCTATTTCGAAATGATCGACTCAGACCAATGCTCGGGTGTGATGGGCTCTCAGGAACTTCTTCTATACCCTGTCAAGGATTCTGTCATTCGGGCATTCGACTGGGAAGCCAAGGCCGTTTCTGCtatctcgaagaagaaggttatGCGCAGTCTTACACCCACTGCAAGTGAGCCAAGGTTCATCGACTCCTTTCTCATGGCCGGTACATCGTTCCTGCCTCCATTCCCTGCTCTTCTGGAAAGCTCTATATACTCGGACTACAATATTTCGACTGCAGCCAACTTGCTGAGGACTGCAGAAAACAGTGTCGCAACTGCTTGCGCCAGCTTCAACGATATACTCCAAAGCAAGGACTCTGGTTGGCTTGACAAGTATCGCAAGGCAAGAATGGTTGTCCACCACTTCGTTTACATCGCTGAGAGTGGCGAGATCCGTGTAAACGACTATGAGCACTTGACTAGTGACAACCATGAGTACCTCGGCCTTCAGTTGCCGGCTGAGCTATTTCACTATCTCAACACCGGCTTGATTGGGCCCCGTCTACTGGGCAACATTACCCACGGTCAACTTCTCATCCAGCCAACCTTGGACGGAGTTGCCTCGGACGAATACAAAAAGCTCATCACTGACAGAATAGTGCCCATCAAAGAGCAAGCCCTTTCTCTGTTGATCCCCAGACTTCACCGAGGTATCCAGCACAAGAACATCAAAGTTCGTGTCTGGTTTGACCCCAAATATTCTTACACGATCAACCATCGCTCTGTGAACCCTCCTCCCTCTCAGAGGGTTGCTAGCTGGAGtgtcaaggatgaggatcttCGTGCATTCTTCCCTGATGATTTCGCTGGCCCCGTGTCGCTGGAAGTTTTGTCACTTGTTAACTCCGACTTTGTGGCCAAGACATTCCCCAAGGAGAGGCCCATAAAGGGAATCGACAGCACAGATATGGTGACCTCGGTGGCCATCTGGCGATTCCTCCACCTGAGAGGATACGCCAATGATGAGCACAAACTTACGCCTTGGGGTAATGCCTTGGCCAATACTCTTCTGATTCTCCAGGACGCCAAGGAGAACCACCCGGACGTGACTGGTCTTCCGGAGGCAGCCCTGGTTGCATTTGAACTCATCCGAAACGGACTTTTGACGGGGAAGCACACTGAAGGCCAGGCTGGCCTGCCCCGCAAAGGTTCCTATGAAGAAAAGGCAACTCTTGTGCTGATCAGCGAGTGCGCTTCTTTGTTGAAGCTTCGGCACCAGGTTTATGGATACACTGGTCCGCTTAACAAAAACCTGCTCAGCTTTTGGTCTTTGGCATCAGCAGTGAGAGAAGCTGATCGAGATCTGGTTGAGGCGATTGTCGCTTCGATGTTCTTGTATGGACAATCGAAGCGTGAAAGGGATGACCAATTGGAAATCAGTCGACG GTTACCTTTCCATCAAGAGCCCGATATTGGCCTCGGCATTGCTGTGCGAACCTTcttcgatgacgatgaagctgGAGGGGACCAGGAGGCTCGCTTACAGCGGCTGGAAGAGTTTCCTAAGACATTCGTGCCATATGCTGAGTCACTAACTAAGGACTTCCGTGTCGTGCGTGACTTTATCGATGCACTCGTTAAGGGCGTTAAAATGCTGGGTACGGACGAGCTACGTGCGGAAGATAAGGATGCATGGGCCAAGGCCCAGGCATACCTCGAGGCGCGACCTTTCTAG
- a CDS encoding hypothetical protein (EggNog:ENOG41) — protein sequence MNYPMRDKAAHFKRPLGPDQNTANIPIIDISAPDADQKEVAKQLVDAAEEHGFIYIRNMGHDIQAKDIDGAFDLVIKTFECPLEEKQRCTIQTNNRGWSGMHSETLDPKHQKVGDFKEAFNFGEFADGKAQQPLPSDLVPDEPQISAFANSCHDLCQKLLYLLGLGLGVDDFFSSAHNTEKGASSSILRFLRYPPPESTAHSEDDIRAGAHSDYGSITLLFRLKGQAGLEVLRKDNVWAPVPVSPAGTEQDPSPPILINIGDLLSYWTNGLFRSTVHRVVFPSEGSSGVQGETSNGPRYSIAYFCHPVGAVPLEPVPSERVKNFTPSEGVSSENPYATRKVMTADEHLFMRLKESYGDLYEEKS from the exons ATGAACTATCCCATGAGAGATAAAGCTGCTCACTTCAAGCGGCCTCTGGGACCAGACCAGAACACGGCCAACATACCAATTATTGATATTTCTGCTCCTGATGCCGACCAAAAAGAAGTTGCTAAACAGCTTGTCGACGCTGCTGAAGAGCATGGGTTCATTTACATCCGCAACATGGGCCATGACATTCAAGCTAAGGACATTGATGGGGCGTTTGATCTT GTCATAAAGACATTCGAATGCCCCTTGGAAGAGAAGCAAAGGTGCACGATTCAGACCAACAACCGGGGGTGGTCTGGCATGCACTCCGAAACACTGGACCCTAAACATCAAAAG GTCGGAGACTTCAAAGA AGCCTTCAACTTTGGCGAGTTCGCTGATGGGAAAGCTCAACAGCCTCTCCCATCTGACCTGGTTCCCGATGAGCCTCAGATAAGTGCTTTTGCTAACTCCTGCCATGACCTCTGCCAGAAACTTCTTTACCTGCTTGGTCTAGGTCTCGGT GTCGACGatttcttttcctctgcTCACAACACAGAAAAAGGCGCTTCGAGCTCTATCCTTCGTTTTCTGCGTTATCCACCCCCGGAATCTACTGCACACTCCGAAGATGACATTCGTGCTGGAGCTCATTCAGATTACGGCTCTATCACTCTCCTCTTCCGTTTAAAGGGACAAGCAGGACTCGAAGTTCTCAGAAAGGATAACGTCTGGGCACCTGTTCCTGTGTCTCCCGCTGGCACTGAGCAAGACCCCAGCCCgcccattctcatcaacatcggcGACCTGTTGTCATACTGGACAAACGGGCTGTTCCGCAGCACTGTACACAGAGTTGTCTTCCCCTCAGAAGGCAGCTCCGGGGTACAAGGGGAGACAAGCAATGGGCCAAGATATTCAATCGCATACTTTTGTCACCCTGTCGGGGCCGTACCTCTTGAGCCTGTCCCTAGCGAAAGAGTAAAGAACTTTACTCCTTCCGAGGGAGTGTCCAGCGAGAACCCTTATGCTACAAGAAAGGTCATGACAGCCGATGAGCACCTATTTATGAGACTCAAGGAGAGTTACGGCGATCTGTATGAGGAAAAATCATAG